The Allorhodopirellula heiligendammensis genome includes a window with the following:
- the lpdA gene encoding dihydrolipoyl dehydrogenase, which yields MHSPVVVLGGGPGGYAAAFLAADEGLDVTIVEAESRLGGTCLLRGCIPSKALLHLAKVIHEVEELKADWGVEYAGEPSINVDAVRGRKEKVISNLTGGLAQIAKRRNVTVIQARGSFVSSGELKLEGDHESIPEGGSITFDHCILATGSVPAMPPSFDIGSDRVMDSTGALALQDIPESLLVIGGGYIGLEMGTVYASLGSKVTVVELAEGLLPGADRDLVKPLAKRVDAMCEGRVYLNTKVGSISEVDNQVEVTFEGPNKFGHERFDRVLVSVGRRPVTRGLGLENTQVVVNERGFVVCNSQQRTADPKIFAIGDVAGDPMLAHKATHEGRVAAEVIAGKAAEFDKRAIPAVVFTDPEIAWAGLTEEEAKRDGREVSVAVYPWVASGRAQALNITDGLTKWLIDPETNRVLGCGIVGSGAGELIAEAVLAIEMGCEVSDIAETVHAHPTLGETLMNAGEIYFGTATEIYKPKKKAKA from the coding sequence ATGCACAGTCCCGTTGTTGTTCTCGGTGGTGGTCCCGGTGGTTATGCGGCCGCTTTTCTTGCAGCTGACGAAGGTCTCGATGTCACCATTGTCGAAGCTGAATCCCGCTTGGGTGGCACGTGTCTGCTGCGTGGCTGTATTCCCAGCAAGGCTCTGTTGCACCTGGCCAAGGTGATTCATGAAGTCGAAGAGTTGAAAGCGGATTGGGGTGTGGAGTATGCGGGCGAACCATCGATCAACGTCGATGCCGTGCGTGGCCGCAAGGAAAAGGTGATCTCGAACCTCACCGGTGGGTTGGCTCAGATCGCCAAGCGACGGAATGTGACTGTCATTCAGGCGCGGGGCTCATTCGTCAGTTCGGGCGAGCTCAAGCTCGAAGGTGACCATGAATCGATTCCCGAAGGCGGTTCGATCACGTTCGATCACTGCATTTTGGCCACTGGCAGCGTGCCTGCCATGCCCCCCAGTTTTGACATTGGCAGCGACCGGGTCATGGACAGTACCGGCGCGTTGGCTCTTCAGGACATCCCTGAATCATTGCTCGTAATCGGTGGCGGTTACATCGGGCTGGAGATGGGGACGGTCTACGCGAGTCTCGGCTCAAAGGTGACGGTTGTTGAGTTGGCCGAAGGGTTGCTGCCGGGAGCGGACCGCGACCTGGTGAAACCGCTCGCAAAACGCGTGGATGCCATGTGTGAAGGCCGAGTTTATCTCAACACCAAGGTCGGTTCGATCAGCGAAGTCGATAACCAGGTCGAAGTGACTTTCGAAGGGCCGAACAAGTTCGGTCATGAGCGTTTTGATCGCGTGCTGGTCAGCGTGGGGCGTCGTCCGGTCACCCGCGGTCTGGGATTGGAAAACACCCAGGTCGTCGTCAATGAACGCGGCTTCGTGGTGTGCAACTCGCAACAACGCACTGCCGATCCCAAGATCTTCGCCATTGGCGACGTCGCTGGCGATCCCATGCTCGCCCACAAAGCCACCCACGAAGGGCGTGTCGCTGCCGAAGTAATCGCCGGTAAAGCAGCTGAATTCGATAAGAGAGCGATTCCCGCAGTTGTGTTCACCGATCCGGAAATTGCTTGGGCAGGGCTAACCGAAGAGGAAGCCAAACGCGACGGTCGTGAGGTCAGCGTGGCTGTATATCCATGGGTCGCTAGCGGGCGTGCCCAGGCCCTCAATATTACTGATGGCTTGACTAAGTGGCTGATTGATCCCGAAACCAACCGAGTGCTCGGATGCGGCATCGTCGGTAGCGGCGCGGGCGAATTGATTGCTGAGGCTGTATTGGCAATTGAGATGGGGTGCGAGGTCTCAGATATCGCGGAGACGGTCCACGCGCACCCCACGCTCGGCGAAACACTGATGAATGCAGGCGAAATTTACTTCGGCACGGCAACCGAGATCTACAAGCCGAAGAAAAAAGCGAAAGCGTAA
- a CDS encoding ATP-binding protein: MASLFVIRGRDQGKHFPLAAPVQRLGRDSTNDIQLLDNEASRGHAEVRCDFATGRYELIDLGSSNGTHVNGDRISRQDLVSGDRIEIGGTLLIFTGTGNAAAMGAAHGVDIVRQVQGGDASRIVSSFSRDRFSRTPGASGSTSSELAERHPSRPESPQQEPVATAPGHFLDTDQSLEVMYLTALAVGRTDDLNEVLDRVLKLIFDWVEADRGCVMLRDPETKRMTPAARCDRDHSGSAPTNLQTRSKPPGRITISHTILDYVMQHKEGVRTSDAVDDERFESAASIVQGGVREALCVPLQGRYDVVGALYVDTYTPPGEWIKKKGATRFHDEHLKLITAIGHQAALAIEDTFYYSALLQGERLAAMGQTIATLSHHIKNILQGVRGGSYLIESGLAKNETETIRRGWAIVDRNQERISNLVLDMLTFSKEREPQRVEADLNDTIRDVLDLMQGRANDAATELRFQLDEHLPMASFDPDAIHRALLNLITNAIDAAASIVRVASRFDPAIGWIIDVEDDGDGVPEDEREQIFSLFESKKGARGTGLGLPVTAKIMQEHGGSVEVSNTPQGGACFRMVLPNVTTDVNEQSIHDTQT, from the coding sequence ATGGCCTCGCTGTTCGTTATTCGAGGGCGCGACCAGGGTAAGCACTTCCCGCTCGCGGCACCGGTCCAACGGTTGGGTCGCGATTCGACCAACGATATCCAACTGCTTGACAACGAGGCATCTCGGGGCCATGCCGAGGTCCGCTGTGATTTTGCCACCGGCCGCTACGAGTTGATCGATCTGGGCAGCAGTAATGGCACACACGTCAACGGTGACAGGATCTCGCGGCAGGACCTCGTCAGCGGCGACCGGATTGAGATTGGGGGCACGCTATTAATTTTCACCGGCACCGGTAACGCTGCGGCGATGGGCGCCGCCCACGGTGTGGACATCGTCCGGCAGGTCCAAGGCGGCGATGCCAGTCGCATTGTATCGTCGTTCTCGCGTGACCGCTTCTCCCGCACCCCGGGAGCTTCCGGATCGACGTCCAGCGAATTAGCTGAGCGACACCCCAGTCGCCCCGAGTCCCCGCAGCAGGAGCCCGTCGCCACAGCGCCAGGACATTTCCTCGACACTGACCAGTCGCTCGAGGTGATGTACCTGACCGCCTTGGCCGTCGGCCGGACCGACGACCTCAATGAAGTTCTCGATCGCGTGCTGAAGCTAATCTTTGACTGGGTGGAAGCCGATCGCGGCTGTGTGATGCTGCGTGATCCCGAGACTAAACGCATGACCCCTGCTGCCCGTTGCGACCGCGATCACAGCGGGTCTGCGCCAACGAATCTGCAAACCCGGTCCAAGCCACCCGGCCGCATCACGATCAGTCACACGATTCTCGACTATGTCATGCAGCACAAAGAAGGGGTGCGGACGAGCGATGCGGTCGACGACGAACGATTTGAAAGTGCTGCGTCCATCGTGCAGGGCGGCGTTCGCGAAGCTCTGTGCGTGCCGCTCCAAGGACGCTATGACGTCGTCGGCGCGCTTTACGTCGATACTTACACGCCGCCAGGTGAATGGATCAAAAAGAAAGGGGCCACGCGCTTTCACGATGAGCACCTCAAGTTGATCACAGCGATCGGGCATCAAGCGGCATTGGCAATCGAGGACACCTTTTACTACTCAGCGCTCCTGCAGGGTGAACGCCTTGCCGCAATGGGCCAAACGATTGCGACGCTCTCCCATCACATCAAAAATATCCTGCAAGGCGTGCGAGGGGGCAGCTATCTAATCGAATCGGGATTAGCGAAAAACGAGACCGAGACCATCCGCCGGGGTTGGGCCATCGTTGACCGTAATCAAGAACGGATCAGCAACCTCGTACTCGATATGCTCACGTTCTCAAAAGAGCGAGAACCACAGCGAGTCGAAGCAGACCTGAATGACACCATTCGCGACGTGCTGGATTTGATGCAGGGTCGCGCTAACGATGCGGCGACCGAGTTACGTTTCCAATTGGACGAACACCTCCCGATGGCGAGTTTCGATCCCGACGCCATTCATCGAGCACTCTTGAACCTGATCACCAATGCGATTGACGCTGCTGCGTCAATCGTTCGCGTCGCCAGCCGCTTCGACCCCGCGATCGGCTGGATCATCGACGTCGAAGACGATGGCGATGGGGTCCCCGAAGATGAACGCGAGCAGATTTTTTCGCTCTTTGAATCGAAGAAAGGTGCTCGCGGTACCGGACTCGGGCTGCCCGTCACCGCCAAGATCATGCAGGAGCACGGAGGTAGCGTGGAAGTTTCCAACACCCCGCAAGGGGGAGCGTGCTTCCGGATGGTCCTGCCGAACGTTACCACCGATGTTAACGAGCAGAGCATCCACGACACGCAAACGTAG
- the rsmH gene encoding 16S rRNA (cytosine(1402)-N(4))-methyltransferase RsmH yields the protein MSDPTEHVSVMPDEIVHWIGETHPRTIVDGTYGGGGHTHLLLDVLPKAECSSQQEHGGVSGLSPLIIGMDRDPAVIARDDVAGGPGSDPRIELFLGSYEKSPAALEHCGRSHADGFVLDLGLSSDQLADRARGFSFTLEEAELDLRFDPESDIPAYEWLAYHSERQIADAIYQFGEERYSRRIAKMIILRAKDRSPVRTVGDLVEICRRCVPRGKNHDIHPATRTFQALRIAVNDELGILQRTLMSAADWIAPGGRVAAISFHSLEDRIVKNAFRDDERWTILTKKPLRPTEQETRDNPRSRSAKLRVAERKPDSIVNAAP from the coding sequence GTGAGCGATCCTACCGAGCACGTCTCCGTCATGCCGGACGAAATCGTACACTGGATTGGCGAGACCCATCCACGCACGATCGTCGACGGCACTTATGGTGGCGGTGGCCACACCCATCTGCTTCTCGATGTGTTGCCGAAAGCAGAATGCTCCTCGCAGCAAGAGCATGGAGGTGTCTCCGGTCTGTCACCGCTGATTATCGGTATGGACCGCGACCCTGCGGTCATTGCTCGCGACGATGTTGCCGGCGGCCCAGGCAGCGATCCGCGGATTGAACTGTTTCTGGGCAGCTACGAAAAATCGCCTGCAGCGCTCGAGCATTGCGGGCGTTCCCACGCTGACGGTTTTGTGCTGGACCTCGGTTTATCGAGCGACCAACTCGCCGACCGTGCTCGAGGGTTCAGCTTCACGTTGGAAGAAGCGGAACTCGACCTGCGATTTGATCCCGAGTCCGATATACCAGCCTACGAGTGGCTGGCCTATCACAGCGAGCGACAGATCGCCGACGCGATCTATCAATTTGGCGAAGAGCGATACAGTCGTCGAATTGCGAAAATGATTATTTTGCGTGCCAAAGATCGGTCTCCCGTTCGCACCGTCGGAGACCTTGTCGAGATTTGCCGCCGGTGCGTGCCACGTGGCAAGAACCACGACATCCATCCGGCGACCCGGACGTTTCAGGCGCTGCGAATCGCTGTCAATGATGAACTCGGCATTCTGCAGCGGACACTCATGTCGGCCGCAGACTGGATCGCTCCGGGCGGCCGCGTGGCCGCGATCAGCTTTCACTCACTCGAGGACCGGATCGTCAAGAATGCGTTCCGCGATGACGAACGTTGGACCATTCTGACCAAAAAGCCGCTGCGGCCAACTGAGCAAGAGACTCGAGACAATCCCCGCAGCCGCAGTGCCAAATTACGCGTTGCTGAGCGAAAACCTGACTCGATAGTGAACGCTGCCCCATGA